A stretch of the Acidilobus sp. 7A genome encodes the following:
- a CDS encoding Rieske (2Fe-2S) protein codes for MVFRKVSVLAKIFDTRDHAVIMVDNTPILIVKHNGNFYAMDARCPHMGCGVLSDVEDGHIAVCPLHKAKFDVLTGDMVSQPIVMPERRCEFNRELQPPLKRYGVRVSPEGLLEIDI; via the coding sequence ATGGTATTTCGTAAGGTATCCGTCCTGGCTAAAATCTTTGATACGAGGGACCACGCCGTCATTATGGTAGATAACACCCCAATACTCATAGTCAAGCATAACGGCAACTTCTACGCCATGGACGCCAGGTGCCCTCACATGGGCTGCGGCGTGCTCAGCGACGTTGAGGACGGGCACATTGCCGTCTGCCCGCTCCATAAGGCTAAGTTCGACGTGCTGACCGGCGACATGGTTTCACAGCCAATAGTCATGCCTGAGAGGCGGTGCGAGTTTAACAGGGAGCTGCAGCCCCCGCTTAAGAGGTACGGCGTGAGGGTGAGCCCTGAGGGCCTCCTCGAGATCGATATCTAG
- a CDS encoding ABC transporter ATP-binding protein encodes METQSLTRTFRVKSAEVRALDGVSVRVPRSSVVALVGPNGSGKTTLIKILSTLLLPTSGRAYVMGHDVTREVKEVRGSLGLVLTGERLFYYRLTGYENLLFFASLYNMGLGEAKQRAREVLELVGLSRWADVQYMKYSLGMQRRLALARALIHDPPVLLLDEPTLGLDPVSARELRGLVKSLSRDKAVLMTSHYMGEVEGLADYIYVIKYGKIIAEGTPAELKAAVGKVVEVSLPYDAVPRDLRRFMAFVRGNRAVLRVPSSMADKLDGRAEYYREEEPTLEDVYAALVGEEMMEIDYRARARGAWAWRGGMA; translated from the coding sequence GTGGAGACCCAGAGCCTGACGCGGACCTTCAGGGTGAAATCTGCAGAGGTCAGGGCGCTGGACGGGGTTAGCGTCAGGGTTCCAAGGAGCTCCGTGGTGGCCCTTGTGGGGCCAAACGGGTCAGGCAAGACGACGCTGATAAAGATACTCTCAACGCTGCTGCTGCCCACGTCGGGGAGGGCCTACGTCATGGGGCACGACGTCACAAGGGAGGTAAAGGAGGTCAGGGGGAGCCTGGGCCTGGTGCTGACGGGCGAGAGGCTCTTCTACTACAGGCTGACGGGCTACGAGAACCTGCTATTCTTCGCGAGCCTCTATAACATGGGCCTGGGCGAGGCAAAGCAGAGGGCTAGGGAGGTGCTGGAGCTGGTGGGCCTTAGCAGGTGGGCAGACGTTCAGTACATGAAGTACAGCCTTGGCATGCAGAGGAGGCTGGCCCTCGCCAGGGCGCTAATTCACGACCCTCCAGTGCTCCTGCTTGACGAGCCAACCCTGGGCCTTGACCCCGTCTCGGCCAGGGAGCTCAGGGGCCTCGTGAAGTCGCTCTCGAGGGACAAGGCGGTGCTCATGACCAGCCACTACATGGGCGAGGTGGAGGGCCTGGCCGACTACATATACGTGATAAAGTACGGCAAGATTATAGCTGAGGGCACGCCGGCCGAGCTGAAGGCAGCGGTGGGCAAGGTGGTGGAGGTCTCACTTCCTTATGACGCCGTCCCCAGGGACCTCAGGAGGTTCATGGCGTTCGTCAGGGGTAACAGGGCCGTGCTCAGGGTGCCGAGCAGCATGGCCGACAAGCTGGACGGGAGGGCGGAGTACTACAGGGAGGAAGAGCCGACGCTTGAGGACGTCTACGCTGCCCTTGTCGGCGAGGAAATGATGGAGATAGACTACAGGGCGAGGGCCAGGGGCGCCTGGGCCTGGAGGGGTGGCATGGCTTGA
- a CDS encoding ABC transporter permease: MSVARRLSIVAARLYAYVYLRGFRVWSTYRTQIALNVLSWVLPVFTYYFTGTALGARIVSGAFSMRPQDYTPFVVIGLAFQGYVSSVITTISGRMRNEQLMGTIEYYLMTQSGVLGMLIYSTLWGFILNSISTAVTLAVGYGLGVRYLASGLPAAVIMVAELLIATVGISMVAGGIVMITKQGNPVAFFFSTVTTLIAGTVFPVSVLPTWLRYISYAVPLTPALQGLRLALLDGVGLGGVLWYVVVLLIYDLVLLPLGVAVYTYGFNRARRDGTLSEY; encoded by the coding sequence TTGAGCGTGGCGAGGAGGCTTAGCATAGTGGCCGCGAGGCTCTACGCCTATGTCTACCTCAGGGGCTTCAGGGTCTGGAGCACCTACAGGACGCAGATAGCCCTTAACGTCCTCAGCTGGGTCCTTCCAGTGTTCACCTACTATTTCACTGGGACGGCGCTGGGTGCAAGGATAGTGAGCGGGGCCTTCAGTATGAGGCCCCAGGACTACACGCCCTTCGTGGTAATAGGCCTGGCGTTCCAGGGCTACGTCTCGTCAGTTATAACAACTATAAGCGGAAGGATGAGGAACGAGCAGCTCATGGGCACCATAGAATACTACCTTATGACCCAGAGCGGGGTCCTCGGCATGCTGATATACTCAACGCTGTGGGGCTTCATACTGAACTCGATAAGCACGGCGGTGACCCTGGCCGTAGGCTACGGCCTCGGGGTCAGGTACCTGGCGTCAGGGCTGCCAGCTGCAGTCATAATGGTGGCTGAGCTGCTCATAGCCACCGTTGGGATATCAATGGTGGCGGGCGGCATAGTTATGATAACCAAGCAGGGGAACCCAGTGGCCTTCTTCTTCTCAACTGTGACCACGTTGATAGCCGGCACGGTGTTCCCCGTCTCGGTGCTCCCGACCTGGCTGAGGTACATAAGTTATGCCGTGCCGCTGACGCCCGCCCTGCAGGGCCTCAGGCTGGCCCTCCTGGACGGCGTTGGCCTGGGCGGCGTCCTCTGGTATGTCGTTGTGCTCCTCATCTACGACTTAGTCCTGCTCCCCCTGGGGGTCGCGGTTTACACCTACGGCTTCAACAGGGCCAGGAGGGACGGCACCCTCAGCGAGTACTGA